AGCAGTGGCTGTTGCAGTTTCGCCGCTAGCACTTACCGTTAGAACTGCGGTATTGTCTGAGCTCCATTTCATGACTTTATTATTGGCATCTACTGGCAGCACGACTGGGAGTAGCGTCTTCTGATCGCCCACCAGCATAATATCATTCGGCAATGTGACCGAAGATACTTTGACAATCGATTGGAAGACGATATCTGGGAAGACAATGGTTGTCTTGGTGCCTGTATTGGAATCCGGCAGTGTAACATTGCCATTAAACAATGGAAGCCTTGCACCGCTTCCAGAACCGTTCATTGATGCGGCGATGAGCGTACCATCTATACTTCCGCCAAAGCTGACCGCAGCCTGCGGTGCTAGAATGGAGCCTTTGATACCAATATTATTCATATTCAGTGTAATTGCCTGCTTGAAGTTGAACAGCACCTGACTCGGATTGAGCGCATTGCCGTCGGTATCCTTGATATTCAATCCGCCGCTCATGGAAGGACTGAGTCCAGTGACATTGACGATAACGGTGGATGTTTTGGGTACTTGGATAGTCAAGGAATTGGTTAAACTAAGCGGAAGACTGGACACATTGAATACATTCAATGAGGCATCAGAGCCAGTCAATGTAATCCCACCCCATGTTTCCACTTTGGTAATACCATTGGGAGTCAATGCCGCTAATTGGGTAGATACCGTATTCAGCTTGGTAAATGCCGTATCAAAGTTGATCGGCTTTGCCTGTGTGGCTGTATAGTTTTTGTATTGTGGAGCAGTAAGGGTGCCGCCGTATACCGCAATCCCGTTTTGTACCGAACCGCCGCTGTCTACGTTCAAATTGCCGCCAGCGATCAGAACAGGCGTATTGCTCAGCGTATTGGTCAGCTTGCTGCCTACATTGAAGCCACCGCTCAGCGTTACATTACCGCCACCTGCCATTTTTCCTTCGCTAGAGAAGCCGGAGGCGTTCATACTGATATTCCCTTTAATGAAGAAATTGTACTCACCTGCGGCACCCAGCACATTGGTACCGTGAATATCATAGTATTGCAGTTTGGCATTCAGTAGACTGTAAGCCCCTTTGGTCGTTGGCGTGACCACCAATTGGAATTTGACCGGATCTACCTTATCTGGGGTATAGGCTTGAACGCCATTCGTTGTAGTCAAGCTATAAGCGATATCGTTATACGGCATCGTGAGTGTATACCCAGTCGCAAGCGTGCCAGTCACTACCATACCAGTTGGAAGCGAGGATCGGTCGATTTCCAGATTGGCAGGCAATGTCTCAGTGTATTGGATGCCGGATACCGCCATATGTGCGAAGCCTTGTTCTTCGCTGCTAACAGAGCTATAAGGAATAGTCTGTGGAGTGACGGAATATTGTAAGGTGACAGGTTTACCGCTTTCAGCAGTGTTGGTTGTAGTATCAACACCAGAAATGATTTTGCGTTCGGTTAGCAAATTCGCTTTGGCTGGGTCGATCGTCAGGTTGACCGTTTTGGTCGTGATCGCTCCTTGTTTGTCGCGCACAGTGATTTCAATTTGCAGTGCGCCGCCTTGAGGTAGCGGATTGGTAAACGTCTGGCTGATCGTTTGACCAGTGACGACCGTTTTTTCGGGAATTTCTAGATCAGGCAAATACGCGCCATTGGATTTGAATTTGACGCTAGTGTAGAGCGTACGGTCTTTCAAATCCCAGTCGTTCGGCGTATAGCTCAAAACGAGATCACGCAAATAGGATGGTTTACTACTGCTATCCAGTGGTGCTACGACACTAATATCCGGCGCATGGTTGGAGCCGATAAAGGCGCGGTACATCGTATTGACGAACAGCTTTTGCTCCCATTCTGGGAACTGACTGTTCGTATGACCAGTACCGGAATAGGTGACATTGCCATTGGAATACGTATAGTAATGATTCCAGCTATCCTGAGCATCTCGGCTACTGCCCGTAATGTTGTACCACGATACAATATTCTGATCTTCCAGATTGAGTGTGAAATACTGGTCATGCGTTGTATTGATCTGACCGACACTGCCGACCGACGGCTTGGCAGTTAGGTCGAATGGATACGTAGTCAGCAAACCTGTATTAACGACCTGTGTGGAGGTGGAAGGATTGACCGCATTCAGACCGATATTTGTTTTGGGAGCGATTTGACCAGACAGCTGCTGAAACGCATCGATCCACGGTTTTGTTTTGGCACTTTGGTATGTCGATTCATAGATGGTATCATGCGTGAACATAACCGCTTGACCAGAAGCGATAAAGTTCTTGATTGCTTTGGTCGAATCGTCGGTGAGTGTGGCATACAAATTGTATTCATCACGAAAACCGAAGATCAGCATATCGTAGCTACCGTTCAGATTTTTATAGGTGGTGGTTGCAAACTCCGGCATCTGCACGGTCGTAATATTTAGCTGATAATCAGTTCCAGCAAGATACGTCTGTACCATATTGGTCGATTTCAGTAGACTGCTGTTGGTATTGTCTGACGGCATGACCTGTAATACACGAACGACGGTTTTCTCATCCTGATAACGGATCACGCCAGTAGTATACGTGGATAATGCACTACCAGACTGTGCGTTAACAATTTCCAATTTCCAATATAGCAAACCGGAATATGCCTTAGGCAGCGCATAGCTAAGCGTACCGGCGGAATCGGTCAGAACCGTACTGGCAACAAGATTATCACTATCCGTCTGAAGCACCTTGTCGACACTGAGGTACAGATTGGCGTGTACATTGCCCGAGCTGTAATTAGAAATATTGTCAGTTGTAAAGGCGAATTTCAATTGATCGCCAAGCTTGTAGATATTCGTTTTGGTTGTATTGTAGTCAATCGGCGAGCTAATCATCGTCGTCTGTGGACGCTGTGTTAATAGCTTGTACAGACTGGAGCTGGTGCTCTTGATCTGTGTAACGACCGCTGGCAGCGTCGTATCATTGACAAACGTTACATTGCTTACTTTGCCTGCCGTGGTGCTGTATTTGGCAAATGTGGTGTACAGAATACGCTGGTCAGCGGCAGCTTTGCTCGTATTGGCAGTCTGACTCAGAATGGACTCATGCAAAATGACCGGCAGCCCTTTGCCGATATAGTTATTCACAATATCGTCCGCTTTTAGATGTGTAATATCATTCATAACAGCGGCGGTATTATGATCCTGTCCGCTTACACCGGCGGTGCTGTATGTTCCTTTACCAATATAGATTGCATCATACTTGCCGCTCAAATCCTCGCGGAGTGCAACAAATTGCTTCATTCGCATCGTGGTAACGGTCACGTTGGATGTTCCTTGTAGCTGCGTGCTCAGCGCAAAATCCCCATTATCGTTAATCTCCAAAATCTTAATGGCATAAGGAGTGGATGCTCCTGCCATTAGTTGAAATAAGGGGATACTAACTACGCATAACAGGGCGGCAATCAGCATAAATCTTACTTTTTTGAACGTCATGGGTGGGCGCCTCCAGCACTTTTACTTCGTATAGGATCATTGGTGATCGTCTTCTAATATATACAGTAGATACGTAATGAATATATCGGCGGAAAGAGCTGGATAATGAACGATTTATACATATTATTTCCCAATTATTATATGACGAAAAAAGCGTCTAATCTCATATATGGCGCTGAATATTCCGATATGAAAAACATATTAACTTATAATGCTTCTTACAGTTAGCAAGCTCGGAAAAGATTGTATAAAACTTTTAAATAAGCTATAAACTACCATCCTGTTTTGCCGATAATGTTACTATAATATCCTGATTCTTCCATTTTATTCTGGAGATGAATAACAACATGAAGATTATGAAAAAGAAGCTGGGGGACCTGCTGTACGAAAATGGTCTGATCTCTCAGGAGCAATTGAATCAGGCATTGGAAGAACAGCGAAGTTCTAAGCGTAAGCTAGGCGATGTGCTGCTGGCACAGGGCTACATTACCGAGCAGCAGCTAATCGAGGTACTGGAATTTCAGTTAGGTATTCCGCATGTGAATCTATTCAAATATCAGATTGATTCAGCGGTCACACAGATTATTCCAGAAAGTATGGCGAAGCGTTATCAAGTGCTGCCCTTTATGAAGGAAGGCAGCAAGCTGTTCGTAGCGATGGCTGATCCACTGGACTATTTTGCGATTGAAGATTTGCGCATGAGTACGGGGTTCCGCATTGAACCGGCGATTTCGAGTCGGGATGAGCTACAGCGGGCAATTGCTCATTATTATGGACTGCGCGATTCAATGAGTCAGATGATGGGGGAACTGCCGACAACTGAGGAGATTGAGGAAACGGAAATTACCGATGAATCCTCACCAGTGGTACGGCTGGTCAATCAGATGATTCAGCAAGCAGCGCATCTGCGTGCTTCCGATATTCACATTGATCCGAATGAAAATGATGTTGTGATTCGCTATCGGATTGACGGACAGCTACGCACCGAACGTCATCTGCCAAAGCAGATGCAGGGCTTTATTACCGCCCGTTTAAAAATTATGGCGAAGCTGAATATCGCGGAACGCCGGTTGCCTCAGGATGGACGGATCAAATTGCAGGTCGATCTGAAAATGATTGATATTCGTGTTTCGTCCCTACCGACGATGCACGGTGAGAAGATCGTTATGCGTCTACTCGATCTGAGTACCGGGGTGAAGCCGATTGATCAGCTTGGCTTCAATACTCACAATGCAGACGCATTTCGCGAAATGATTCAGCAGCCGTATGGCATTTTGCTGATTACCGGTCCGACCGGTAGCGGAAAGACGACCACGCTGTACTCGGCACTGAATGTGCTGAATGTGGAGACGTCCAATATCATTACCGTCGAAGATCCGGTGGAGTACCAGTTGGAGGGAGTCAATCAGGTACAGGTCAATCCGGGGATTGGTTTAACTTTTGCATCTGGCTTACGTTCGATTTTGCGTCAGGACCCGAACATCATCATGGTGGGGGAAATTCGGGATAACGAAACGGCGGAAATCGCCATTCGTGCCTCATTGACTGGTCACCTTGTCTTATCCACACTGCATACGAATGATGCGGTGAGTACCGTGATGCGTTTGCAGGACATGGGCGTGGAATCGTATCTGATCGCCTCGTCGTTGCTTGGGATTGTGTCTCAGCGTCTCGTTCGCCGCGTATGCCCTGATTGTCGTCAGCATTACGAGCCGACGGAACAGGAAGCGGTCTTGCTGCAAAGCCGAGGCATTCCAACCGATCGATTACAACGTGGTAAAGGCTGCGGGAACTGTAACCATACCGGTTATCGCGGTCGGGTGGCGATTCATGAAGTACTGAAGATTGATCAGCATATGCGTGAAATTATTTCTCAAGAAGCATCGCTGGAAACGATTCGTAACGCTGCCGCTGAACAGCAGATGATTACGTTGATGGAAGACGGCTTACGCAAAGTAGGCGAAGGCGTAACGACCCTACAGGAAGTGATGCGTGAAACAGTCTCCTATTAATTGCAAGAAAATCTCTATCATGGCGAATACTCTAGGCAATACCATGTTTGAAGCCGGCAAGAGACAGGGGGAATGAAGTAATGAACGATACACACCCGGATATCCGGCAGATGCTGACCGATATGGTACGATTGGAAGCTTCCGATCTGCATCTGTCCGCCGGTTCTCCGCCGGTGATGCGTGTGAACGGGAAGCTGGATGCCCGCTCCAAAGAACCGCTAACCGGTGAACAGATTGGGCAGATGGCGCTGCAACTGCTTGGCGATGACCGATACGCTCATTTTCAACAAACGGGCGATATGGACTTTTCATATGCCGTAGAGAACAGCGCACGCTACCGAATCAATATATTCCGGCAAAAGGGAGCGGTCAGCATCGCCGCTCGCCGCATTACCAATGAAATTCCGACGCTAGAGCAGCTTGGATTGCCGCCGCTGTTAAAAGGTCTGACCGAGCGTCATCAAGGCTTAATTCTCGTAACAGGTCCGACTGGTAGTGGTAAATCCTCCACTCTTGCCGCGATGATCGGTTCTATCAATAACCGTCAATCCAGACACATCGTAACACTGGAAGATCCGATTGAGTATGTGCATACGCATAAGCGTTCACTGATCAATCAGCGGGAGGTGGGGAGTGATACCGCGAGCTTTGCCAGTGGAATCCGTTCTGCGCTTCGGCAGGACCCGGATGTGCTGCTCGTCGGTGAGATGCGCGACTTGGAAACAATCGCCGCCGCCGTAACTGCTGCTGAAACGGGGCATCTGGTGCTGGCAACGCTGCATACGAGTGATGCTCCGCAGACTGTGGATCGGATCATTGATGTGTTCCCTGCCCATCAGCAAGGACAGATTCGGATTCAACTGGCAGCGGTACTCACCGCGATTATCTCGCAGCGGCTGTTGCCGACGCTGGATGGCATGGGACGGGCGTGTGCGACCGAGATTCTGGTTAACACACCGGCGATTGCCAATCTAATCCGTACCGAGAAGACGCACCAGATTCGCAGCATGATGCAAACCGGCAAGCAGCAGGGTATGCACACGCTGGAGATGAGTATTCGTGATCTGATGCAATACGGCAAGATTGATCCGGCAATCGGTCGTCTATACGTGCCGGAGGTGAGCGTCTGATGAAGCAGTTTCAATATCAGGTTCGCACCGTCAATGGTAAGGAATTAAAAGGCACGCTGAGCGCTTCCGACAAAACGGCAGCGCTGGAGGAATTACGGCGCCGTGGCTTGACCGTATTTTCACTAGAAGAGAAGCGCATTACGCTGCTCACCAAGGACATTTATATTGGTAATCCGGTCAAAACGCTCGACTTTATCGTCTATTGTCGCCAGTTTGCCACCTTGATCAAAGCGGGCGTGACAATTCTGGATGCGACCCGTATTCTAGCGGAGCAGACGGAGAGCAAGGTGCTACGCAAAGCGTTGCAGGATGTACACTCAAGGCTAATGCGCGGGGTGTCGCTATCGCAAGCAATTCAGGATCAGCAAAAGATTTTTCCACGTCTCTTTATCAGCATGATCCGCGCGGGCGAAGAGTCCGGCGATCTGGAACATACGCTGGAGCGACTAGCCGTTTATTTTGAAAAGCGACATGTCACCAAAGAGAAGATCAAATCCGCACTCGCTTATCCGGTGACCGTCGGTATTCTAGCGGTAGTAGTTACAATCTATCTGTTGTGGGCGATTGTGCCACAGTTTGTCGATATGTTCGCTTCCATGAATGCCAAGCTGCCGACGATTACCGTCGTCGTGTTGGCACTCAGTAAAAGTATTCAGCATCAATGGTACATCTGGGCACTTGTTCTACTATTGTTGATTATCGGCTTTGTGCTGATGAAGCGTTCGGACAAAGGTGCTTACTGGATCGATTATGCCAAACTGAAAATGCCAGTCTTCGGCATGCTAAATCAGAAAGGCTCGATCGCTCAGTTTGCCCGTACCTTCTCGTCCCTCTATGCCAGCTCAGTTCCCGTATTGCAATCGCTATCGATTGTGACGGAGGTAGCAGGGAATCGCGTGATTGAGCGGTATTTGAACGAAGCCAGTGAATCGCTGCGCAAAGGACAACCGCTGTCCGATCCGCTTAAAAAGGCATGGGTATTCCCGCCGATGGTCACACAAATGATCGCTATCGGCGAAGAAACCGGTGCACTGGATCAGATGCTTGCCAAAGTCGCTGACTTTTACGAGATGGATGTGGAAAATACCGTTGACCGTCTCAAATCACTGATTGAACCGTTGTTGATTGTCTTTCTGGCAGCCGTCGTAGGCATTATCGTTGCAGCCATTATGCTGCCGATGTTTAGCCTTTATAACTCGCTATAATCGTCAAACGATGATATAGATGCATTACCATTCAAATTCATTCATTGGGGGAAATACAATGTTGAGCACAAACTTGAAAGCATTTGGTAAAAAAGGATTCAAAGCACTGGGTAAAGACGAAAAAGGATTCACACTGATTGAGCTTTTGGCAGTTATCGTTATCCTCGGCATTATCGCAGTTATCGCCGTACCGTTGATTGGTAATATCATCAATAAATCAAGAACAGATGCTGACGTAAACACCGCTTCTCAAGTGTATGGTGCCGCTCGTATGTATGTTATCAATCAAAACAATGGTGATTTCACTAGTCAAACTGTAACTGTTGCTCAAATGCAAACAGGTAACTTCTTGGATGCTACACTGGTATTGCCAAGTACTAAGAAAGCAATTGATGCGACGAACTCTAAAGTTACTTTTGATGCCAATGGTAAATTGGCTAGTGTTGTTCTAGTAGATGCAAGCTCGCCAGTAGTAACAAAAACGTATACCGCTGCGGAAGTACTTGCTGTCACTAAATCTTCTTAACTGAAATCAACAGGTATGTAATTTCACAGGTTGAGCTATTCATTATCGAACCAAAGCGAAAGCTACCACA
The DNA window shown above is from Paenibacillus sp. JQZ6Y-1 and carries:
- a CDS encoding type IV pilus twitching motility protein PilT yields the protein MNDTHPDIRQMLTDMVRLEASDLHLSAGSPPVMRVNGKLDARSKEPLTGEQIGQMALQLLGDDRYAHFQQTGDMDFSYAVENSARYRINIFRQKGAVSIAARRITNEIPTLEQLGLPPLLKGLTERHQGLILVTGPTGSGKSSTLAAMIGSINNRQSRHIVTLEDPIEYVHTHKRSLINQREVGSDTASFASGIRSALRQDPDVLLVGEMRDLETIAAAVTAAETGHLVLATLHTSDAPQTVDRIIDVFPAHQQGQIRIQLAAVLTAIISQRLLPTLDGMGRACATEILVNTPAIANLIRTEKTHQIRSMMQTGKQQGMHTLEMSIRDLMQYGKIDPAIGRLYVPEVSV
- a CDS encoding type II secretion system F family protein, translated to MKQFQYQVRTVNGKELKGTLSASDKTAALEELRRRGLTVFSLEEKRITLLTKDIYIGNPVKTLDFIVYCRQFATLIKAGVTILDATRILAEQTESKVLRKALQDVHSRLMRGVSLSQAIQDQQKIFPRLFISMIRAGEESGDLEHTLERLAVYFEKRHVTKEKIKSALAYPVTVGILAVVVTIYLLWAIVPQFVDMFASMNAKLPTITVVVLALSKSIQHQWYIWALVLLLLIIGFVLMKRSDKGAYWIDYAKLKMPVFGMLNQKGSIAQFARTFSSLYASSVPVLQSLSIVTEVAGNRVIERYLNEASESLRKGQPLSDPLKKAWVFPPMVTQMIAIGEETGALDQMLAKVADFYEMDVENTVDRLKSLIEPLLIVFLAAVVGIIVAAIMLPMFSLYNSL
- a CDS encoding GspE/PulE family protein, whose protein sequence is MKIMKKKLGDLLYENGLISQEQLNQALEEQRSSKRKLGDVLLAQGYITEQQLIEVLEFQLGIPHVNLFKYQIDSAVTQIIPESMAKRYQVLPFMKEGSKLFVAMADPLDYFAIEDLRMSTGFRIEPAISSRDELQRAIAHYYGLRDSMSQMMGELPTTEEIEETEITDESSPVVRLVNQMIQQAAHLRASDIHIDPNENDVVIRYRIDGQLRTERHLPKQMQGFITARLKIMAKLNIAERRLPQDGRIKLQVDLKMIDIRVSSLPTMHGEKIVMRLLDLSTGVKPIDQLGFNTHNADAFREMIQQPYGILLITGPTGSGKTTTLYSALNVLNVETSNIITVEDPVEYQLEGVNQVQVNPGIGLTFASGLRSILRQDPNIIMVGEIRDNETAEIAIRASLTGHLVLSTLHTNDAVSTVMRLQDMGVESYLIASSLLGIVSQRLVRRVCPDCRQHYEPTEQEAVLLQSRGIPTDRLQRGKGCGNCNHTGYRGRVAIHEVLKIDQHMREIISQEASLETIRNAAAEQQMITLMEDGLRKVGEGVTTLQEVMRETVSY
- a CDS encoding type II secretion system protein encodes the protein MLSTNLKAFGKKGFKALGKDEKGFTLIELLAVIVILGIIAVIAVPLIGNIINKSRTDADVNTASQVYGAARMYVINQNNGDFTSQTVTVAQMQTGNFLDATLVLPSTKKAIDATNSKVTFDANGKLASVVLVDASSPVVTKTYTAAEVLAVTKSS
- a CDS encoding DUF5057 domain-containing protein, which encodes MTFKKVRFMLIAALLCVVSIPLFQLMAGASTPYAIKILEINDNGDFALSTQLQGTSNVTVTTMRMKQFVALREDLSGKYDAIYIGKGTYSTAGVSGQDHNTAAVMNDITHLKADDIVNNYIGKGLPVILHESILSQTANTSKAAADQRILYTTFAKYSTTAGKVSNVTFVNDTTLPAVVTQIKSTSSSLYKLLTQRPQTTMISSPIDYNTTKTNIYKLGDQLKFAFTTDNISNYSSGNVHANLYLSVDKVLQTDSDNLVASTVLTDSAGTLSYALPKAYSGLLYWKLEIVNAQSGSALSTYTTGVIRYQDEKTVVRVLQVMPSDNTNSSLLKSTNMVQTYLAGTDYQLNITTVQMPEFATTTYKNLNGSYDMLIFGFRDEYNLYATLTDDSTKAIKNFIASGQAVMFTHDTIYESTYQSAKTKPWIDAFQQLSGQIAPKTNIGLNAVNPSTSTQVVNTGLLTTYPFDLTAKPSVGSVGQINTTHDQYFTLNLEDQNIVSWYNITGSSRDAQDSWNHYYTYSNGNVTYSGTGHTNSQFPEWEQKLFVNTMYRAFIGSNHAPDISVVAPLDSSSKPSYLRDLVLSYTPNDWDLKDRTLYTSVKFKSNGAYLPDLEIPEKTVVTGQTISQTFTNPLPQGGALQIEITVRDKQGAITTKTVNLTIDPAKANLLTERKIISGVDTTTNTAESGKPVTLQYSVTPQTIPYSSVSSEEQGFAHMAVSGIQYTETLPANLEIDRSSLPTGMVVTGTLATGYTLTMPYNDIAYSLTTTNGVQAYTPDKVDPVKFQLVVTPTTKGAYSLLNAKLQYYDIHGTNVLGAAGEYNFFIKGNISMNASGFSSEGKMAGGGNVTLSGGFNVGSKLTNTLSNTPVLIAGGNLNVDSGGSVQNGIAVYGGTLTAPQYKNYTATQAKPINFDTAFTKLNTVSTQLAALTPNGITKVETWGGITLTGSDASLNVFNVSSLPLSLTNSLTIQVPKTSTVIVNVTGLSPSMSGGLNIKDTDGNALNPSQVLFNFKQAITLNMNNIGIKGSILAPQAAVSFGGSIDGTLIAASMNGSGSGARLPLFNGNVTLPDSNTGTKTTIVFPDIVFQSIVKVSSVTLPNDIMLVGDQKTLLPVVLPVDANNKVMKWSSDNTAVLTVSASGETATATAVSAGTARVTVTATDGSNATYTATITVIQPGLLVNGPVSMNMNEQSTYTAVLTPLNNTATVKWSFKDPNESKATLTADTTNPWNVIVRGTSPGTVTLVATVTTLNGRTYTAERPIEIINPLLLTISGPTTAQVGSAPINLNVTAAPANMAPSEYRWSITSSAPSGAATLSTGTGSTIQLTPNKPGTVVVTVQGGGKTATYTVLITDKLNLDGASNIPMGQVLTLSASMASSNAAKVTWTVQNQGTGSLKLLSDTSSPQLVLGALVPGQSVISVTDGTTVLKKTITIDPVNLNFLASGQTARNNLKVGNLTAYNLKQDLVFSQDPDAQLAADIWKNVVFSTSNKDLITLNTSTGQLTPRKKGTATITATYSSYPSISASTTVTITDTSDSSGPSQDGNRY